A genomic segment from Elusimicrobiota bacterium encodes:
- a CDS encoding peptidylprolyl isomerase: protein MKKQILLVLGAIIMLNGTDFAADKVNWTKEKGLYAAFETSMGTIVCKLFEKETPKTVANFVDLATGKKKWFDQKNQKMIEKKPLYDGTIFHRVIPDFMIQGGDPLGTGFGGPGYKFDDEIVPNYVFDKPGKLAMANAGPNTNGSQFFITCAATPWLNGKHTIFGEVVSDYAIVQKIVAVPRDSHDKPTAAVTIKKLTIKKIK from the coding sequence ATGAAAAAGCAAATTTTATTAGTACTAGGAGCTATTATCATGTTAAATGGAACAGATTTTGCGGCGGACAAGGTGAATTGGACGAAAGAAAAAGGCCTCTATGCAGCCTTTGAAACATCAATGGGCACAATAGTGTGCAAACTATTCGAAAAAGAAACACCTAAAACCGTGGCAAATTTTGTTGACCTGGCAACTGGCAAAAAGAAATGGTTTGACCAGAAAAACCAGAAAATGATAGAAAAAAAACCTTTATACGACGGGACTATTTTCCACAGAGTAATTCCTGATTTTATGATACAAGGCGGAGACCCTTTAGGAACAGGGTTCGGCGGGCCCGGTTATAAATTCGATGATGAAATCGTGCCTAATTATGTTTTTGATAAACCAGGGAAACTTGCCATGGCAAATGCAGGCCCCAACACAAACGGCAGCCAGTTCTTTATTACCTGCGCGGCTACGCCCTGGCTGAATGGGAAACATACAATTTTCGGGGAAGTCGTATCGGATTACGCTATTGTCCAAAAAATCGTTGCTGTGCCCCGCGACAGCCATGACAAACCCACTGCTGCTGTCACAATCAAAAAACTTACAATAAAAAAAATAAAATAG